A genomic segment from Bosea sp. OAE506 encodes:
- a CDS encoding amidohydrolase, protein MTEVRPAILRISREVWANPELSRQEVKSCAIHVRELEAEGFTITSRNTSGYPTAFIAEWRQGTGGPVIAYLPEYDALPGLGNAAEPRQTLGPTGAEVGHACGHNLIGAGCTGAAFALKRMMKADGTPGTVRVYGCAAEESQGVKVYMVRDGLFGDVDAALAWHPAPIAATGSVRTAANNGIRITFRGRTAHAGNSPWEGRSAVDAAELFGHAINLMREHVLPTARLHYVYEAAGVAPNVVPDFAKIWLMIRDKDRPNVAAMTEWARQIADGAAMATQTKAEFDVFFGVSDLLPNATLINGIHAHMTAVGLDWTEEEQVFARTCQAAMGVPEKGMATKVLPVLGEITTGGGTDVGDISWVVPTVLFGWPSLPLGVGLHTWPVTACGGMSIGDKASLDTAKILAGFGHDLMTMPALLAAAKADFLKRKGDTAYVSPLSAGKKPEILPAFMHKATGDDTATPLEG, encoded by the coding sequence GTGACGGAGGTCAGGCCTGCCATCCTGCGGATCTCGCGCGAGGTTTGGGCCAATCCGGAGCTGTCAAGGCAGGAAGTCAAGTCCTGCGCGATCCATGTCCGGGAACTTGAGGCTGAAGGTTTCACCATCACCAGCCGGAACACCTCAGGCTATCCGACCGCCTTCATCGCGGAATGGAGGCAAGGGACCGGCGGGCCGGTGATCGCCTATCTGCCGGAGTACGACGCGCTTCCCGGGCTGGGCAATGCAGCCGAACCGCGCCAGACGCTCGGCCCGACCGGCGCCGAGGTCGGTCATGCCTGCGGCCACAATCTGATCGGCGCGGGCTGCACGGGCGCCGCTTTTGCGCTGAAGCGGATGATGAAGGCCGATGGAACGCCGGGAACGGTCCGTGTCTATGGCTGCGCCGCCGAAGAATCGCAGGGCGTCAAAGTCTATATGGTGCGTGACGGTCTGTTTGGGGACGTGGATGCGGCCCTGGCCTGGCACCCGGCGCCGATCGCCGCGACAGGCTCGGTCCGGACGGCTGCGAACAACGGCATCCGCATCACGTTCCGCGGTCGGACAGCTCATGCGGGCAATTCACCCTGGGAGGGTCGCTCGGCCGTCGATGCGGCAGAGCTGTTCGGCCATGCCATCAACCTGATGCGCGAGCATGTGCTGCCGACGGCGCGCCTGCACTATGTCTACGAGGCGGCCGGCGTGGCGCCCAACGTCGTGCCGGATTTTGCCAAGATCTGGCTCATGATCCGCGACAAGGATCGCCCCAACGTGGCGGCCATGACGGAATGGGCCCGGCAGATCGCCGATGGTGCGGCCATGGCAACGCAGACCAAGGCTGAGTTCGACGTCTTCTTCGGTGTGTCGGACCTCCTGCCCAATGCGACGCTGATCAACGGCATCCATGCCCACATGACGGCGGTGGGGCTCGACTGGACTGAAGAGGAACAGGTTTTCGCCCGCACGTGCCAGGCCGCCATGGGCGTTCCGGAAAAGGGCATGGCGACGAAGGTGCTGCCCGTGCTGGGCGAGATCACGACCGGCGGTGGAACCGATGTCGGCGACATCAGCTGGGTGGTGCCGACCGTGCTGTTCGGCTGGCCCTCGCTGCCCCTGGGCGTCGGCCTGCACACATGGCCCGTGACGGCGTGTGGCGGCATGTCGATCGGGGACAAGGCGTCTCTGGACACTGCCAAGATTCTCGCCGGTTTCGGTCATGACCTGATGACCATGCCCGCTTTGCTGGCGGCCGCGAAGGCGGATTTCCTGAAACGAAAGGGCGACACGGCGTATGTTTCGCCCCTCTCGGCCGGCAAGAAGCCCGAGATCCTGCCGGCCTTCATGCACAAGGCCACGGGGGACGACACGGCCACGCCGCTGGAAGGGTGA
- a CDS encoding Zn-dependent hydrolase codes for MPAVDTQAFLRDLYELRGIGTFKSGVHRPTYSPQDMEARRWLMAKLAECGLEASIDGIGNVYGRHPGPGPHLLVGSHIESQNEAGWLDGALGVVAGIALARAGLPVDVCAFADEEGHFSLSLPGSRSMIGDLSEEAIDGARNRTDRTPLREALRAAGLEGLPRRQLEIGRYRGYYEMHIEQGTQLEQAALRIGVVTGIVAIWQWRIVVEGQQDHAGGTTMAERRDAGLSAVRLLAAIDAEFPRLVGERTTWTTGRFRLEPDAPNIIPGRAEILFQFRDVSVAVLERLEAGLRSLVQEANRRERCRITLSSVSKAVPALCDPAMMQALSDAAEAFAPGAWQTMPSGAGHDAQVIARKMPASMLFVPSIGGISHHWTEDTKDEDLALGIQVLHGAAARFLAG; via the coding sequence ATGCCTGCCGTCGACACCCAAGCCTTCCTGCGTGATCTCTACGAGCTGCGCGGCATCGGCACCTTCAAGTCCGGCGTCCACCGCCCGACCTATTCCCCGCAGGACATGGAAGCCCGCCGCTGGCTGATGGCCAAGCTGGCCGAATGCGGGCTGGAGGCCTCGATCGACGGCATCGGCAATGTCTATGGCCGCCATCCCGGCCCGGGCCCGCATCTGCTCGTCGGCAGCCACATCGAATCGCAGAACGAGGCCGGCTGGCTCGACGGCGCGCTCGGCGTCGTGGCCGGCATCGCGCTCGCTCGGGCCGGCCTGCCGGTCGATGTCTGCGCCTTCGCCGACGAGGAGGGTCATTTCAGCCTCAGCCTGCCCGGCAGCCGCTCGATGATCGGCGATCTCAGCGAGGAGGCGATCGACGGCGCCCGCAACCGCACCGACCGCACGCCGCTGCGCGAGGCCCTGCGCGCCGCCGGACTCGAAGGCCTGCCGCGCCGACAGCTCGAGATCGGCCGCTACAGGGGCTATTACGAGATGCATATCGAGCAGGGCACGCAGCTCGAGCAGGCGGCCTTGAGGATCGGCGTCGTCACCGGCATCGTCGCGATCTGGCAGTGGCGCATCGTCGTCGAGGGCCAGCAGGACCATGCCGGCGGCACCACCATGGCCGAACGCCGCGATGCGGGCCTGAGCGCGGTGAGGCTGCTCGCAGCCATCGACGCCGAGTTCCCGCGCCTCGTCGGCGAGCGCACGACCTGGACCACAGGCCGCTTCCGGCTCGAGCCCGACGCCCCCAACATTATTCCCGGCCGGGCCGAAATCCTGTTCCAGTTCCGCGACGTCTCGGTGGCGGTGCTGGAGCGGCTGGAGGCCGGGCTGAGGTCGCTGGTGCAGGAAGCCAACCGCCGCGAGCGCTGCAGGATCACGCTCTCCTCGGTTTCCAAGGCGGTGCCGGCGCTCTGCGACCCCGCCATGATGCAGGCCCTCTCAGACGCGGCCGAGGCCTTTGCGCCCGGCGCTTGGCAGACCATGCCGTCCGGCGCCGGCCATGACGCGCAGGTCATCGCCCGCAAGATGCCAGCCTCGATGCTGTTCGTGCCCTCGATCGGCGGCATTTCGCATCACTGGACCGAGGACACGAAGGACGAGGACCTCGCCTTGGGCATCCAGGTCCTGCACGGCGCGGCAGCGCGTTTTCTGGCGGGATAG
- the rutB gene encoding pyrimidine utilization protein B: MPALSAAAAGLPEPDAATSIVLPARPEPLRLDPGRTALIVVDMQNAYASAGGYIDLAGFDITGTPAVIRQVALAAEAARKAGIPVIFLQNGWDAEYREAGGPGSPNWHKSNALKTMRRKPELNGKLLAKGGWDYAIVDALTPQPGDLVVPKPRYSVFFNTNIDSLLRARGIRNLVFTGIATNVCVESSLRDAFHLEYFGVVLEDATHAAGPDFAQKAAIYNIETFFGWVSTVADFAGAVGQQPPA; the protein is encoded by the coding sequence ATGCCCGCTCTGTCCGCCGCCGCAGCCGGCCTGCCCGAGCCTGACGCCGCCACGTCCATCGTCCTGCCCGCACGCCCCGAGCCGCTGCGCTTGGATCCGGGCCGCACCGCGCTGATCGTCGTCGACATGCAGAACGCCTATGCCTCGGCGGGCGGCTATATCGACCTCGCCGGCTTCGACATCACCGGCACGCCGGCCGTGATCCGACAGGTCGCGCTGGCGGCCGAGGCCGCCCGCAAGGCCGGCATCCCGGTGATCTTCCTGCAGAACGGGTGGGACGCGGAGTATCGCGAGGCCGGCGGGCCCGGCTCGCCCAACTGGCACAAGTCGAACGCGCTGAAGACGATGCGCCGCAAGCCGGAACTCAACGGCAAGCTGCTGGCCAAGGGCGGCTGGGACTATGCCATCGTCGATGCGCTGACACCGCAGCCGGGCGATCTCGTCGTGCCCAAGCCGCGCTACAGCGTCTTCTTCAACACCAACATCGACAGCCTTCTGCGGGCACGCGGCATCCGCAATCTCGTCTTCACCGGCATCGCCACCAATGTCTGCGTCGAATCCTCGCTGCGCGACGCCTTCCACCTCGAATATTTCGGCGTCGTGCTGGAAGACGCCACCCATGCGGCCGGGCCGGACTTTGCCCAGAAGGCTGCGATCTACAATATCGAGACCTTCTTTGGCTGGGTCTCGACCGTCGCCGATTTCGCCGGCGCAGTCGGGCAGCAGCCGCCCGCCTGA
- a CDS encoding phosphoenolpyruvate carboxylase codes for MNDGVESVIGDEAALAARLMAEIAQARGDAREDPFGNPVLRVTLWLTRRMDRGELDVEAACGLVRRLGREALRQRAGRLAAYVGLAGDGEAAFATLAGTLVEAATDAADPLAQYRDSVERLRFAAVFTAHPTFGMSRRLAHALAAQASGEAGGEAVIDDAALSFRPDGRITLQDEFEQARYAVRHARDAIDHLNAALLRGARSLSPEGWHGLAPCPVILASWVGCDTDGRTDIGWWDTLRYRLESKQGQFARILEKLPVVPATVAVRELVGTALAAVERQLALAPPITTQPALPALQAFALALVNEREAALPEASRLIAALDEAIALSADDDTTMALCLVKAGCVAHGVSIALPHFRLNASQLHNAMRGVIPLDEEPTQPAQRRAFLSAVNGLLAKVAPIAVDFGALAAERASATRMLMTIAQIVKHVDGTKAVRFLVAETETGYTLLCALWLASRFGIADRVEISPLFETADALEQGPRIIDEALRSPHFRAYLKRHGRFCVQFGYSDSGRYIGQVAATFWIERLRIRICELLRRYDLAEVELVIFDTHGESAGRGAHPGSLADRLAYLEPAWARAAFAKAGLRTVRETSFQGSDGYLMFGTPQLAAATVGRIAEAVLVPVAEGVADPIYDEPDFASEFFQTVREEMTTLVDDPGYAALIGTFGPSLLDKTGSRPAARQSDAGGPTRIRHPRELRAIPNNAILQQLGWLANSVHGIGQAAARAPDLFNAMRERSDRFDRAYRLAEHALAASDLDVLRAYLDSLDPGSWFDRARRTVREGRRDELLAVGEALSRLDLAPSLRSLFWRLSSDALKLKAAAPDVPEMPPRLVALHALRLAAMHGIWLRASHIPDFRPHAGITREVLVERLLRLDVPACLAMLADIFPLRPDPTIGLDFGEPPGPRETGTYEALHRDVIAPMQALFELLREISGAIQHEIGAFG; via the coding sequence ATGAATGACGGGGTCGAGAGCGTGATCGGGGACGAGGCGGCGCTGGCCGCGCGGCTGATGGCCGAGATCGCCCAGGCCCGGGGCGATGCGCGCGAGGACCCGTTCGGCAACCCGGTCCTGCGCGTGACGCTGTGGCTGACGCGGCGGATGGACCGCGGCGAGCTCGATGTCGAGGCGGCCTGCGGGCTGGTGCGGCGGCTGGGGCGTGAGGCGCTGCGTCAGCGGGCGGGGCGGCTCGCGGCCTATGTCGGGCTGGCGGGCGACGGCGAGGCCGCGTTTGCCACGCTCGCCGGCACGCTAGTCGAGGCTGCGACCGACGCGGCCGATCCGCTGGCGCAATATCGCGACTCCGTCGAGCGGTTGCGCTTTGCGGCCGTCTTCACGGCGCATCCGACCTTCGGCATGAGCCGCAGGCTCGCCCATGCGCTCGCCGCGCAGGCCAGCGGGGAGGCGGGCGGCGAGGCGGTGATCGACGATGCGGCGCTGTCCTTTCGGCCCGACGGGCGGATCACGCTGCAGGACGAGTTCGAGCAGGCGCGCTATGCCGTGCGCCATGCCCGCGACGCTATCGACCACCTGAACGCCGCGCTGCTGCGCGGCGCGCGGTCGCTCTCGCCCGAAGGCTGGCACGGGCTGGCGCCGTGCCCGGTGATCCTTGCCTCCTGGGTCGGCTGCGACACCGACGGGCGCACCGATATCGGCTGGTGGGACACGCTGCGCTATCGGCTGGAATCGAAGCAGGGGCAGTTCGCGCGCATCCTCGAAAAGCTGCCGGTGGTGCCGGCGACGGTGGCCGTGCGCGAGCTTGTCGGCACGGCGCTGGCGGCGGTGGAGCGGCAGCTGGCGCTGGCGCCGCCGATCACGACGCAGCCCGCCTTGCCGGCGCTGCAGGCTTTTGCGCTGGCGCTGGTCAACGAGCGCGAGGCGGCGCTGCCGGAGGCGTCGCGCCTGATCGCGGCGCTCGATGAGGCTATCGCGCTGTCTGCCGATGACGACACGACGATGGCGCTCTGCCTGGTCAAGGCCGGCTGCGTCGCCCATGGCGTCTCGATCGCGCTGCCGCATTTCCGGCTCAACGCCTCGCAGCTCCACAACGCCATGCGCGGCGTGATCCCGCTCGACGAGGAGCCGACGCAGCCGGCGCAGCGGCGCGCCTTCCTCTCGGCGGTGAACGGGCTGCTGGCCAAGGTCGCGCCGATTGCGGTCGATTTCGGCGCTCTGGCGGCCGAGCGCGCCTCGGCGACGCGGATGCTGATGACGATCGCGCAGATCGTGAAGCATGTGGATGGCACCAAGGCGGTGCGCTTCCTCGTCGCCGAGACCGAGACGGGCTACACGCTGCTGTGTGCGCTCTGGCTCGCCAGCCGCTTCGGCATCGCCGACCGCGTCGAGATCTCGCCGCTGTTCGAGACGGCGGATGCGCTGGAACAGGGGCCGCGCATTATCGACGAGGCGCTGCGCAGCCCGCATTTCCGCGCCTATCTCAAGCGCCATGGCCGTTTCTGCGTCCAGTTCGGCTATTCCGATTCCGGCCGCTATATCGGGCAGGTCGCAGCCACCTTCTGGATCGAGCGGCTGCGCATCCGGATCTGCGAGCTGTTGCGCCGCTACGATCTCGCCGAGGTCGAGCTTGTCATCTTCGACACCCATGGCGAATCCGCCGGGCGCGGCGCCCATCCCGGCAGCCTAGCCGACCGGCTGGCCTATCTCGAGCCCGCCTGGGCGCGCGCGGCTTTCGCCAAGGCCGGGCTGCGCACCGTGCGCGAGACCAGCTTCCAGGGCAGCGACGGCTATCTGATGTTCGGCACGCCGCAGCTGGCAGCGGCGACCGTCGGGCGCATCGCGGAGGCGGTGCTGGTGCCGGTGGCCGAGGGCGTCGCCGACCCGATCTATGACGAGCCCGATTTCGCCAGCGAGTTCTTTCAGACCGTGCGCGAGGAGATGACGACGCTGGTCGACGACCCCGGCTATGCCGCGCTGATCGGCACCTTCGGCCCCTCGCTGCTCGACAAGACCGGCTCGCGTCCCGCCGCGCGCCAGAGCGATGCCGGCGGGCCGACGCGCATCCGCCATCCGCGCGAATTGCGCGCCATTCCCAACAACGCGATCCTGCAGCAGCTCGGCTGGCTCGCCAACAGCGTCCATGGCATCGGCCAGGCGGCGGCGCGCGCGCCCGACCTGTTCAACGCGATGCGCGAGCGTTCCGACCGCTTCGACCGGGCCTATCGCTTGGCGGAGCATGCGTTGGCGGCGAGCGATCTCGACGTGCTGCGCGCCTATCTCGACTCGCTCGACCCCGGCAGCTGGTTCGACCGGGCGCGGCGCACGGTGCGCGAGGGCCGGCGAGACGAGCTGCTCGCCGTCGGCGAGGCGCTGTCGCGGCTCGATCTCGCGCCTTCGCTGCGCAGCCTTTTCTGGCGGCTCTCCTCGGATGCGCTGAAGCTGAAGGCGGCTGCGCCCGACGTTCCCGAAATGCCGCCGCGGCTGGTGGCGCTGCATGCGCTGCGGCTGGCGGCGATGCACGGCATCTGGCTGCGCGCTAGCCATATCCCGGATTTCCGGCCCCATGCCGGCATCACCCGCGAGGTGCTGGTCGAGCGGCTGCTGCGGCTCGACGTGCCCGCCTGCCTGGCGATGCTGGCGGACATCTTCCCGCTGCGGCCCGACCCGACCATCGGGCTCGATTTCGGCGAGCCGCCGGGCCCACGCGAAACCGGCACCTATGAGGCGCTGCATCGCGACGTGATCGCGCCGATGCAGGCGCTGTTCGAACTGCTGCGCGAGATTTCGGGCGCGATCCAGCATGAGATCGGCGCCTTCGGCTGA